A part of Chloroflexota bacterium genomic DNA contains:
- a CDS encoding CPBP family intramembrane metalloprotease encodes MANTTQDLASAPTGETPFVAALAALRANRPDAAHQLLQTAVKLDPAHFQAWLLLGWTAPTPAAALDYFKQALVLEPDNPLAADGLNWAAELTSKIETQTPPALNAAIAEITNPPLADLEAANASNAAVARPRFSKLQVNENLVAPFGYLAALILAEGITTLVSPVIGLGLHIVLFIALIIHASFRGRGPQQRFVLSLSLAPLIRILSLAVPLAQFPPTFWPLVVGLPLMVAVFLTARTIGFGGRKMGLTVRGLPVQLVVGLSGIGLGYVEYLILRPPRLIESLTWEQLWLPALILMVFGGFVEELIFRGLIQRTAVESLGRFGIPYVAVLFAAWHLGYALPLELVFAFGVGLLFSLIVARTGSLLGVSIAHGLINVVLFLIFPFWLG; translated from the coding sequence ATGGCTAACACCACTCAGGACCTTGCCTCAGCGCCGACGGGGGAAACGCCGTTCGTCGCGGCGCTGGCGGCCCTGCGCGCCAACCGGCCCGACGCGGCTCATCAGCTGCTCCAGACCGCCGTCAAACTCGACCCCGCACATTTTCAGGCCTGGCTGCTGCTGGGTTGGACCGCGCCGACTCCGGCGGCGGCTCTGGACTATTTCAAACAAGCGTTAGTCCTTGAGCCGGATAACCCTCTCGCCGCCGATGGCTTGAACTGGGCGGCAGAGCTAACGTCTAAAATTGAAACACAGACGCCGCCAGCCCTGAATGCCGCCATCGCAGAGATTACAAACCCGCCGCTCGCAGATTTAGAGGCAGCCAACGCCTCGAACGCGGCAGTTGCCCGCCCCCGCTTCAGCAAGCTCCAAGTCAACGAAAATCTTGTCGCCCCGTTTGGCTATCTGGCCGCGCTGATCCTGGCCGAAGGTATCACGACCCTGGTATCGCCGGTGATCGGATTAGGGTTGCACATTGTGCTTTTTATTGCGCTTATCATCCATGCTTCGTTTAGAGGCCGCGGCCCGCAACAGCGATTCGTGTTGAGCCTGAGCCTGGCTCCCCTGATCCGGATTCTCAGTCTGGCTGTTCCGCTGGCGCAATTCCCGCCAACGTTTTGGCCGTTGGTGGTCGGCCTGCCGCTGATGGTCGCCGTATTTTTAACGGCGCGAACGATAGGGTTTGGTGGGCGGAAGATGGGGCTGACCGTTCGGGGCCTGCCGGTGCAACTCGTCGTCGGCTTGTCCGGCATCGGATTGGGTTACGTCGAATATCTCATTTTGCGACCGCCCCGCTTGATCGAGTCTCTGACGTGGGAGCAGCTGTGGTTGCCAGCCCTGATCCTGATGGTGTTCGGCGGGTTTGTCGAAGAATTGATCTTTCGCGGATTGATACAACGAACCGCCGTCGAAAGTCTGGGGCGATTCGGCATTCCCTACGTGGCCGTGCTATTCGCCGCCTGGCATCTGGGTTACGCTTTGCCGTTAGAGCTTGTCTTTGCCTTTGGCGTGGGACTGCTGTTCAGTCTCATCGTCGCCCGAACAGGCTCACTCCTGGGCGTTTCGATTGCCCACGGGTTGATCAATGTCGTCCTCTTCCTGATTTTTCCGTTCTGGCTCGGCTAG
- a CDS encoding methyltransferase domain-containing protein produces MMQRLGLMGRVLSRQLSLPRHHLTTHLAEFARLVGPMPLILDIGSGRLAPYRPLFQYDRYLTLDYFEQADVRADGENLPFASGVARLALATEVFEHLPNPPQALAEIRRVLEEGGYLLITVPLIWGVHDYVDYQRWTARGLTKLLDEAGFEIVRLKHRGGIFSMIGCMTAQIPTQLFGPMAQQRRWWVAAVYAVCWAMLAPLPWLGSLLDHFDRAQDFTLGYSVLCRKKL; encoded by the coding sequence ATGATGCAACGATTGGGATTAATGGGGCGCGTCCTCTCGCGGCAACTCAGCCTGCCCCGCCATCACCTGACAACTCACCTCGCCGAGTTCGCCCGCCTCGTCGGCCCGATGCCGTTGATCCTCGACATTGGCAGTGGCCGGCTCGCCCCGTACCGCCCTCTGTTCCAGTACGACCGCTACCTCACGTTGGATTACTTTGAACAGGCTGATGTGAGAGCCGACGGAGAAAACCTGCCTTTTGCTTCCGGGGTCGCCCGCCTCGCCCTGGCTACCGAAGTCTTCGAGCACCTTCCCAATCCGCCCCAAGCCCTGGCCGAGATACGGCGAGTACTGGAGGAAGGCGGCTATTTGCTCATCACCGTTCCTTTAATCTGGGGCGTGCACGATTACGTGGACTACCAGCGGTGGACTGCGCGTGGACTGACCAAACTCCTCGATGAAGCCGGGTTTGAAATCGTGCGCCTCAAGCATCGCGGCGGCATCTTCTCGATGATCGGTTGCATGACGGCGCAGATCCCGACTCAACTCTTTGGCCCGATGGCCCAACAACGGCGGTGGTGGGTGGCCGCGGTCTACGCCGTATGTTGGGCAATGCTTGCCCCGCTCCCGTGGCTGGGTTCTCTGTTAGACCATTTTGATCGCGCACAGGACTTTACTCTCGGCTACAGTGTGTTGTGCCGCAAAAAGTTATAA
- a CDS encoding methyltransferase domain-containing protein has protein sequence MTTDIHASMQVILEAYYRDTLGLPDWEAAVARRLQTGLEGQVKRLASFVDLRGKHILDVGCGFGDMMLSLLEAGAAQVTGIDPDQAWLTVAAARGGRYSKRFRVNQAVGEQLPFRDNSFDLVCSNFVVEHVDDLERVVGEMIRVLKPGGLCLINCPNYLWPMEPHYHLPWAPYTPKWIGQQLLRCLGRDPYYFVHHIHYLTPFDVLKALRQAGVTHTTNLLHATLTRPDLIVNPALQTWVRRLSFLRPPSSLIYLLMPSASILAAKPGEGQAR, from the coding sequence ATGACGACAGACATTCACGCTTCAATGCAGGTCATCCTTGAAGCCTACTATCGTGACACTCTCGGCCTGCCGGATTGGGAAGCGGCGGTTGCGCGGCGTTTGCAGACCGGGCTGGAGGGGCAAGTCAAGCGATTGGCGAGTTTCGTTGACCTGAGAGGAAAACATATTCTGGATGTGGGATGCGGCTTTGGCGATATGATGCTGAGTCTGCTTGAGGCCGGCGCGGCGCAGGTGACAGGGATTGACCCGGATCAGGCGTGGCTGACGGTTGCGGCGGCAAGAGGCGGTCGTTACTCGAAACGATTCCGGGTCAACCAGGCAGTAGGCGAACAGCTTCCCTTCAGAGACAATAGCTTCGATCTGGTCTGCTCAAATTTTGTCGTCGAGCATGTGGACGATCTGGAACGGGTCGTCGGCGAAATGATCCGGGTGCTGAAGCCAGGCGGCTTGTGCCTGATCAATTGCCCGAATTATCTCTGGCCGATGGAGCCGCATTATCATCTGCCGTGGGCGCCTTACACGCCCAAGTGGATCGGCCAGCAACTGTTGCGCTGTCTGGGGCGCGATCCATACTACTTCGTTCATCACATCCATTATTTGACTCCCTTTGACGTGCTGAAGGCTCTGCGGCAGGCCGGGGTCACGCACACAACCAATCTATTACACGCTACTCTGACCCGGCCAGACCTCATTGTTAACCCCGCGCTCCAAACCTGGGTGAGGCGGTTGAGTTTCCTGCGCCCGCCATCGAGCCTGATCTATTTGCTCATGCCATCGGCGTCCATCCTTGCCGCCAAACCGGGTGAAGGTCAAGCGCGATGA
- a CDS encoding glycosyltransferase family 4 protein, with the protein MTQTLKQAVIAHPMDSFHPASGGGIRYLMNLLRVLLDHGWGVTAIGAQAGAPNPAASWTHIAISHEAAHWTGWAGYLLNLYLRLPFLQIPADAVVVTHRMDCMLAFVLFKPGQPKVMISATPAHFLRLSFPNLFALFGWLYRLAERICVNGCDAIVPVDPATRLYYTRRYPQARLTACVPSAVDLSHMHRLRQSEARAALNLPPEARLVLFMGRLAPVKNIPLLLRAFALVAQKVPEARLWLAGHGESGAMLKSLAAQCSDRITFVGEVLPDQVAHYYAAADVLALCSLEEGSPTVIKEALACGTPVVSTDIGDARQVLSASPEMGRIVPAAEEALAEALIDFITRESDSEMARERRSQAMQAYSVEATGAQLIQICEEALARRQPQARPDAVLR; encoded by the coding sequence ATGACCCAAACTCTCAAGCAGGCGGTGATCGCCCATCCGATGGACTCGTTTCACCCGGCCAGCGGCGGTGGCATTCGCTACCTGATGAATTTGTTGCGGGTCCTGCTCGATCATGGCTGGGGTGTCACCGCGATCGGAGCGCAAGCCGGAGCGCCCAACCCCGCCGCTTCGTGGACTCACATTGCCATCAGCCACGAGGCCGCCCACTGGACAGGATGGGCGGGCTATTTGCTAAACCTCTATTTGCGCTTACCCTTCCTACAAATTCCGGCGGACGCCGTTGTCGTCACCCACCGCATGGATTGCATGTTGGCCTTTGTGCTGTTTAAGCCCGGCCAGCCCAAAGTCATGATCAGCGCGACTCCCGCCCACTTTTTGCGTTTGAGTTTTCCGAACTTGTTTGCGTTGTTTGGCTGGCTATACCGGCTGGCCGAACGCATTTGCGTCAACGGCTGTGACGCGATTGTGCCGGTGGACCCGGCGACGCGCCTGTACTACACCCGGCGCTATCCTCAGGCGCGCCTCACCGCCTGCGTGCCATCGGCGGTTGATCTTAGCCACATGCATCGCTTGCGCCAGAGCGAAGCGCGGGCGGCCCTCAACCTGCCTCCCGAAGCTCGCCTTGTTTTATTCATGGGCCGGTTGGCCCCCGTCAAAAACATTCCTCTTCTCTTGCGCGCCTTCGCCCTCGTAGCCCAAAAAGTGCCTGAGGCCCGGCTCTGGCTTGCCGGCCACGGAGAAAGCGGGGCGATGCTAAAATCGCTGGCGGCCCAATGCAGCGACCGGATCACGTTCGTCGGCGAAGTTCTGCCGGATCAAGTTGCCCACTATTACGCGGCGGCGGACGTGCTGGCCCTGTGTTCGCTCGAAGAGGGAAGCCCGACGGTGATCAAAGAGGCGTTGGCTTGCGGCACGCCGGTCGTGAGCACCGACATCGGCGATGCGCGGCAGGTGCTCTCCGCTTCGCCGGAGATGGGGCGCATCGTGCCTGCCGCCGAAGAAGCGCTGGCTGAAGCTCTCATTGACTTCATCACCCGTGAATCGGACTCTGAGATGGCGCGTGAACGGCGTAGTCAGGCCATGCAGGCCTACAGCGTTGAAGCGACAGGAGCGCAGTTGATTCAAATCTGCGAAGAGGCGCTGGCCCGCCGCCAACCACAAGCGCGCCCGGATGCGGTTCTAAGATGA
- a CDS encoding glycosyltransferase family 4 protein: protein MKVCIVAAGLTAARWRLQPWRYLIETARGLGQSGHLVTILSTSEDGGPVEESLAGVNIHRLPDVRPVWWQANPALANAIRRLEPELLIWHLGLTSFFHFDIAGRFSAPSIGVFTSPVYDLRELLRPGLPSLVAEKELSIAHFVGRLVPGIAIRRSAQSGLRRLVTLSETARQRLIGRGAPANHVACIPPGLEAEWQESFPADQLPAARQQLGFAPDDVVVAYAGAPMRLRGIDALVRAVARARENAPRLKLLILSRRHNEEMAAAELRVRNLIAQQGLLQVATVVSGFLDRSSVKCYLAASDIVALPFELVPSDMPLSVLEALALGKPVVTTTAACLPEMVPADCGVCVPPADVAALANALVSLATNRERREQMAAWARAFGAQWPSWEQVGSRWAYLLQQL from the coding sequence ATGAAGGTCTGTATAGTCGCCGCCGGGTTGACGGCGGCTCGATGGCGACTGCAACCCTGGCGATATTTGATCGAGACGGCGCGTGGCCTCGGCCAGTCGGGGCATTTGGTGACGATCCTCTCCACCTCAGAAGACGGCGGCCCCGTCGAAGAGTCACTGGCGGGCGTTAATATCCACCGCCTGCCCGATGTTCGCCCGGTGTGGTGGCAAGCCAATCCTGCTCTCGCAAATGCCATTCGCCGGCTTGAGCCGGAGTTGTTGATCTGGCATCTCGGCCTGACGAGTTTTTTTCATTTTGATATTGCAGGCCGATTCTCTGCGCCCTCCATTGGCGTCTTCACCAGCCCGGTTTATGATCTCCGGGAATTGTTGCGCCCCGGCCTGCCATCGCTGGTTGCGGAGAAGGAACTCTCCATCGCCCATTTTGTGGGGCGGCTCGTGCCGGGCATCGCCATCCGTCGGAGCGCACAAAGCGGTTTGCGCCGCCTGGTCACGTTGAGCGAAACTGCCAGGCAACGGTTGATCGGGCGAGGGGCGCCGGCGAATCACGTTGCCTGTATCCCGCCCGGCCTTGAGGCCGAATGGCAAGAATCGTTTCCGGCAGATCAACTGCCAGCGGCGCGGCAACAGTTGGGCTTTGCGCCGGATGATGTAGTGGTGGCATACGCCGGAGCGCCAATGCGGTTGCGAGGAATTGATGCGCTGGTCAGGGCAGTGGCGCGGGCGCGAGAGAACGCGCCCCGGCTCAAACTGTTGATCCTCTCGCGCCGTCACAATGAGGAGATGGCGGCGGCAGAGTTGCGCGTCCGGAACTTGATCGCTCAACAAGGGTTGCTTCAAGTTGCAACCGTCGTCTCCGGTTTCCTAGATCGTTCAAGCGTCAAATGTTATCTGGCCGCTTCAGATATCGTGGCCCTGCCGTTTGAGTTGGTGCCGTCCGACATGCCCTTGAGCGTTTTGGAAGCGCTGGCCCTGGGCAAACCGGTGGTGACGACGACGGCGGCTTGCCTGCCGGAGATGGTTCCGGCGGATTGCGGCGTTTGTGTGCCGCCGGCAGATGTTGCGGCGCTGGCAAATGCGTTGGTGTCTCTGGCGACGAATCGTGAGCGGCGGGAACAAATGGCCGCGTGGGCGCGGGCGTTCGGGGCGCAGTGGCCGAGCTGGGAGCAGGTAGGTTCGCGGTGGGCGTATCTTCTGCAACAGTTATGA
- a CDS encoding glycosyltransferase family 4 protein, protein MNICLIASTPVPPQEGIGHYVWNLSRFLLRQGHTVQIITRGSWGRTQREEREGIIIWRPTFAPVYPWHVHLHSLFVNQLISRSLSDVDVFHAHSPLPPVIKTRRPILLTVHTPMRADARSIPLRNVQALLVRLQAPVSYRVEQQLLKGATRVAAVARSVASELAEYGLKPETVAVLGNGVDTTMFSPAEVEQTAAPYVLAAGRLGLRKGFEDLIECARIVTEQISDVRFLIAGSGPLEQSLRTQIEKAGLSGRVELLGHIADRQRMAALYRGAAVFVHPAHYEGLPTVLLEAMACGRPVVATAVSGALDVVEPEENGLLTPPKDPAALAGTVARLLADPALGQRLGRAARQTIEARYSWEKVGGRYLQIYRQLLGAG, encoded by the coding sequence GTGAACATTTGCCTGATTGCATCCACGCCGGTGCCGCCCCAAGAAGGCATTGGGCATTACGTTTGGAATTTGTCCCGTTTCCTGTTGCGGCAAGGGCATACCGTCCAGATCATCACCCGGGGCAGTTGGGGCCGAACGCAACGAGAAGAGCGCGAGGGGATCATCATCTGGCGGCCCACCTTCGCGCCCGTCTACCCCTGGCACGTTCATCTGCACAGCCTGTTCGTCAATCAACTCATATCGCGCTCCCTCTCGGACGTTGACGTTTTCCACGCGCACTCGCCCCTGCCGCCTGTTATTAAAACCCGCCGTCCAATCCTGTTGACCGTCCACACGCCGATGCGGGCCGACGCGCGTTCGATCCCGCTTCGCAACGTTCAAGCGCTCCTCGTCAGGTTGCAGGCTCCAGTGAGCTACCGGGTGGAACAGCAGTTGCTCAAGGGGGCAACGCGAGTTGCGGCGGTGGCCCGGAGCGTGGCCAGCGAATTGGCCGAATATGGACTGAAACCCGAAACGGTGGCCGTGCTGGGCAACGGCGTGGATACGACAATGTTTTCGCCCGCTGAGGTTGAGCAGACCGCCGCGCCTTACGTGTTGGCCGCCGGGCGACTGGGATTACGCAAAGGTTTTGAAGACCTGATCGAGTGCGCCCGAATCGTGACTGAGCAAATTTCAGATGTTCGCTTCTTGATTGCCGGAAGCGGCCCGCTCGAACAATCACTGCGAACCCAAATTGAGAAAGCCGGGTTGAGTGGCCGGGTTGAACTGCTCGGCCACATCGCCGACCGGCAACGGATGGCGGCGCTGTACCGGGGGGCGGCGGTCTTTGTTCATCCGGCGCATTACGAAGGACTGCCCACCGTGTTGCTGGAAGCGATGGCCTGTGGCCGCCCGGTGGTTGCCACCGCCGTGAGCGGCGCGCTCGATGTCGTCGAGCCGGAAGAAAACGGATTGCTGACTCCGCCCAAAGACCCGGCGGCGCTGGCCGGGACTGTCGCCCGTTTGCTGGCCGACCCGGCATTAGGCCAACGTTTGGGCCGCGCCGCCCGGCAGACGATTGAAGCGCGGTATTCGTGGGAGAAGGTCGGCGGGCGTTATCTGCAAATTTATCGGCAGTTGCTCGGGGCGGGTTAG
- a CDS encoding beta-1,4-galactosyltransferase, producing the protein MIFVTVGTHSIGFLRLVKAMDELAGTAGETVMIQLGSTVYTPAHADVFSFAPQSEMEHWYETASVIVSHAGAGSILLAQKYGKPLVLAPRLKKYGEIIDDHQLELAAALQESGRAVMVKDMDQLAAAINQARQLKVVASSNKSQLITALKAQLDQMEVEQALMILNTS; encoded by the coding sequence ATGATTTTCGTCACCGTCGGCACACACTCGATCGGATTCCTGCGATTGGTAAAGGCCATGGATGAATTGGCCGGGACCGCCGGGGAAACGGTGATGATACAACTCGGCTCGACAGTTTACACTCCCGCCCACGCCGACGTTTTCTCGTTTGCGCCGCAGAGCGAGATGGAGCATTGGTATGAGACGGCCAGCGTCATCGTCTCGCACGCCGGGGCCGGTTCAATTCTGTTGGCGCAAAAATATGGCAAGCCTCTGGTGCTGGCGCCGCGCCTGAAGAAATATGGCGAAATCATTGACGATCATCAGCTTGAACTGGCGGCGGCCTTGCAGGAATCCGGGCGAGCGGTTATGGTAAAGGATATGGATCAATTGGCGGCGGCGATTAATCAGGCGCGGCAGCTCAAAGTCGTTGCTTCTTCTAACAAGAGCCAATTGATAACGGCGCTCAAGGCCCAGTTGGATCAAATGGAAGTGGAGCAGGCGCTGATGATCTTGAATACTTCGTGA
- a CDS encoding glycosyltransferase family 2 protein, which produces MTTLNSVLTRNKAPTLLAWRVAPHASVIIVNYNSGAKLSACLASILETVGPECEVVVVDNASGDGSADVMERDFPQVTLIRSRTNVGFGGGNNIGASWAKGEYLIFLNPDTVAEAGWLEAMLAPFENDLQIGLVTSKIVLTDQPDRINTCGNAIHLTGLTLCRGLGLPRETFDKSEAVNAVSGAAFAIRRETFAALGGFDEDFFLYMEDTDLSWRARLAGWRNWYTPDSVIRHSYTLKITPLKVFFQERNRYLMLLKNLRWPTLFALLPALLLAEVITWGFVLLADRRNIKNKLLAYQWLGANWQHILRKRQTTQKLRKVSDRAILRQAGFTIDFAQAAKGPVALVAKLTFGPLFALLKAATLAVVWW; this is translated from the coding sequence ATGACAACCCTCAATTCGGTACTAACCCGGAACAAAGCGCCCACCCTGCTTGCCTGGCGAGTCGCCCCTCACGCAAGCGTCATCATCGTCAATTACAACAGCGGGGCAAAACTATCCGCCTGCCTGGCCTCCATTCTGGAAACTGTCGGCCCGGAGTGTGAAGTTGTTGTAGTGGACAACGCTTCCGGCGACGGAAGCGCTGATGTTATGGAGCGCGATTTTCCTCAGGTGACGCTGATCCGCTCCCGAACCAACGTCGGCTTTGGCGGCGGCAACAACATCGGCGCAAGCTGGGCGAAAGGCGAATACCTCATATTTCTCAACCCGGACACCGTCGCAGAAGCAGGCTGGCTGGAAGCCATGCTGGCCCCGTTTGAAAACGATCTGCAGATCGGGTTGGTAACATCGAAAATTGTGCTTACGGATCAACCCGACCGGATCAACACCTGTGGCAACGCCATTCACCTGACGGGCCTGACTCTGTGCCGGGGCCTCGGCCTGCCGCGTGAAACCTTCGACAAATCCGAAGCCGTCAACGCCGTTTCGGGCGCGGCCTTTGCCATTCGGCGGGAAACGTTCGCCGCCCTCGGCGGGTTTGACGAAGACTTCTTCCTTTACATGGAAGACACCGATCTCTCGTGGCGCGCCCGGCTGGCTGGCTGGCGAAACTGGTACACGCCAGACAGCGTCATCCGCCACAGCTACACACTGAAGATCACCCCGCTCAAAGTGTTCTTCCAGGAGCGCAACCGCTACTTGATGCTCCTGAAGAACCTGCGCTGGCCCACGTTGTTCGCGCTTCTGCCCGCGCTCCTGCTGGCCGAAGTGATCACCTGGGGATTTGTGTTGCTGGCTGATCGGCGCAACATCAAAAATAAATTGCTGGCCTATCAGTGGCTCGGCGCGAATTGGCAACACATCCTGAGAAAACGGCAGACCACTCAGAAACTTCGCAAAGTCTCCGACCGGGCAATTCTGCGCCAGGCGGGTTTCACAATTGATTTTGCCCAGGCCGCGAAAGGCCCGGTGGCGTTGGTGGCGAAATTGACCTTCGGCCCGCTATTCGCTCTGTTGAAAGCGGCGACGCTGGCTGTCGTGTGGTGGTAG
- a CDS encoding glycosyltransferase family 2 protein: MAANKSILPANHPRVVTLIPAFNEERFIGDMVLKAGDFADVVIVVDDGSSDATAEIARAAGAIVVRHERNQGKGAALNTGFRKARELEPAVVVTIDGDGQHLPEEMPKVAAPVFKGEADIVIGSRYLEKRNEVPLIRILGHLLFNFLTNAVSGTSITDSQSGFRAFSPRALQTISFQSSGFAVESEMQFLARDYDLRLGEVPITVRYQGRPKRNVFIHGLAVLSEMLRLVGQRQRRFGFAQPPRPPLERRPLAGTSSP; the protein is encoded by the coding sequence ATGGCCGCCAATAAATCCATTTTGCCGGCAAACCATCCCAGAGTGGTGACCCTCATCCCCGCCTTCAACGAAGAGCGCTTCATTGGCGACATGGTGCTCAAGGCCGGTGATTTTGCGGACGTGGTGATCGTCGTTGACGACGGGTCGAGCGACGCCACCGCCGAAATCGCGCGCGCCGCCGGGGCCATCGTCGTCAGGCACGAGCGCAATCAGGGCAAAGGCGCGGCGCTCAACACCGGCTTCCGCAAGGCGCGCGAGCTTGAGCCAGCCGTCGTCGTCACTATAGACGGCGACGGCCAGCACCTGCCAGAGGAAATGCCGAAAGTGGCCGCCCCGGTGTTCAAGGGTGAAGCCGACATCGTCATCGGCTCACGCTATCTGGAGAAGCGCAACGAGGTGCCTCTGATCCGCATCCTGGGCCATCTGCTCTTCAATTTCCTCACCAATGCAGTGTCCGGCACTTCGATCACTGACTCTCAGAGCGGGTTCCGGGCTTTCTCTCCCCGCGCACTCCAAACAATCTCATTTCAATCAAGCGGCTTCGCGGTGGAGTCCGAGATGCAATTTCTGGCCCGTGATTACGATTTGAGGCTGGGTGAAGTGCCGATCACCGTTCGCTATCAGGGCAGGCCGAAGCGAAACGTATTTATCCACGGGCTGGCCGTGTTAAGCGAGATGTTGCGGCTGGTCGGCCAGCGCCAGCGGCGTTTTGGCTTTGCTCAGCCGCCTCGGCCTCCACTCGAACGGCGGCCTCTTGCTGGAACTTCCTCGCCATAG
- a CDS encoding GAF domain-containing protein, with product MKRTASPSTLSNGQPVGALYIDLRSDRRFADEELLLLDTFVHLAAVAIYNTRQFEGMNRALQRKVDELERLQRAGHLLSSRLNLDDTLREILNTALDLIGAEHGSFRLLDKRAGLLRLSAIAPSPAFGRPSPSAGFPSEGEGLEVSERSSVMGWVAQHRRPIRIADLREPPWAEIYRPLHPLREMRSELAVPLLGPGGGLEGVLNLESPRPGAFDAEDQRVLESLATQAVIAIQEAKLLAAIEAVTEQLLIRSPDETFTLLIERACDLLNVPHSAIWEVSDGEPKVLTLRASNGDFPPSYQVPVQSSLLGAAVLTRRPVISGDLHSDARVLRPELARQMGWTSALIAPLVARNGTPRGAFGVYTTGPRAFSDWDVRLLTCLANHAAAALQQAEALAQVKLAEERQAVAETFAVLGDVAANLLHRVNNRVGLIPVQVQDIADKRPAILADPYLEATLRDIEDSARAAMEAARETMTYLRPLHLRPIAVAACYRTAVAWLDLPPHIRLSASGLDSLPPVWAGEEQLRLVLFNLIENAMDAFADRSGQIRVSGRIVADSFDRDRQWVEITVADDGPGVPPATRGKIFDPDFSTKRSINKLGFGLWWVKSWVQRCGGSIALADSPHSANLTAEEGAGGSGGCTFVIRLPPAPRGE from the coding sequence ATGAAGAGAACGGCATCGCCTTCCACCCTCTCAAACGGACAACCGGTCGGCGCGTTGTACATTGATCTACGTTCTGACCGCCGCTTCGCCGACGAAGAGTTGTTGCTGTTGGATACCTTTGTCCATTTGGCCGCCGTCGCCATTTACAACACGCGCCAGTTTGAGGGCATGAACCGCGCTCTGCAACGCAAGGTGGACGAGCTCGAACGCCTCCAGCGCGCCGGACATCTGCTCAGCTCCCGCTTGAATCTGGATGATACGTTGCGCGAAATTCTCAACACCGCACTCGACCTGATCGGTGCCGAACACGGCTCGTTCCGGTTGCTGGACAAACGCGCCGGCCTCCTGCGCCTGAGCGCGATTGCGCCCAGCCCGGCCTTTGGCCGCCCTTCTCCCTCCGCAGGTTTCCCGTCCGAGGGCGAAGGCCTGGAAGTAAGCGAACGCAGTAGTGTGATGGGTTGGGTGGCCCAACATCGCCGACCGATACGGATCGCCGACTTGCGCGAACCGCCCTGGGCCGAAATCTACCGCCCTCTGCATCCACTGCGCGAGATGCGCTCTGAACTGGCCGTGCCATTGTTGGGGCCGGGCGGCGGCCTGGAAGGTGTATTGAACCTCGAAAGCCCGCGCCCGGGCGCATTCGACGCCGAGGATCAACGGGTGCTTGAATCACTCGCCACCCAGGCCGTCATCGCCATTCAGGAAGCCAAACTGCTGGCGGCCATCGAAGCAGTGACCGAGCAGTTGCTCATCCGCTCGCCGGACGAAACCTTCACCCTGTTGATCGAGCGCGCTTGCGACCTGCTCAACGTGCCGCATTCTGCGATCTGGGAGGTGTCGGATGGCGAGCCAAAGGTGTTGACTCTGCGAGCGTCTAACGGGGACTTTCCACCCAGTTACCAGGTGCCGGTGCAGAGCAGTTTATTGGGCGCCGCCGTGCTCACCCGCCGCCCGGTCATCAGCGGCGATCTGCATTCAGATGCTCGCGTCCTGCGCCCGGAGTTGGCGCGGCAAATGGGCTGGACTTCGGCGCTCATCGCGCCGCTGGTCGCGCGCAACGGCACGCCGCGCGGCGCTTTCGGAGTCTACACAACCGGGCCACGTGCCTTTTCGGATTGGGACGTGCGCTTGTTGACTTGCCTGGCCAATCACGCCGCCGCCGCGCTTCAGCAGGCCGAGGCGCTGGCCCAGGTGAAGCTGGCCGAGGAAAGGCAAGCCGTCGCCGAGACGTTCGCCGTGCTGGGCGACGTGGCCGCCAACCTTCTGCACCGCGTCAACAACCGGGTTGGCCTGATCCCGGTGCAGGTGCAGGACATCGCCGACAAGCGCCCGGCCATCCTTGCCGATCCGTACCTGGAAGCGACGTTGCGTGACATCGAAGACAGCGCCCGGGCCGCGATGGAAGCCGCCCGCGAGACGATGACTTATTTGCGCCCGCTCCATCTGCGGCCCATCGCCGTGGCCGCCTGTTACCGGACGGCAGTTGCCTGGTTGGACCTGCCGCCCCACATTCGTCTTTCGGCCTCGGGGTTGGACTCCTTGCCGCCGGTGTGGGCCGGCGAGGAGCAACTGCGATTGGTCTTGTTCAATTTGATCGAAAACGCAATGGATGCCTTCGCCGATCGTTCCGGGCAGATCAGGGTGAGCGGGCGCATCGTCGCCGATTCGTTTGACCGTGACCGGCAGTGGGTGGAGATCACCGTGGCCGACGACGGGCCGGGGGTGCCGCCGGCGACGCGGGGAAAAATATTCGACCCCGACTTTTCGACCAAGCGCTCCATCAACAAACTGGGCTTTGGGTTGTGGTGGGTCAAATCGTGGGTGCAACGTTGCGGCGGCAGTATTGCCCTGGCCGACTCGCCCCATTCGGCGAACTTGACGGCGGAGGAAGGTGCGGGAGGAAGTGGCGGTTGCACCTTTGTCATCCGGCTCCCGCCCGCGCCGCGAGGTGAATGA